From the genome of Solanum stenotomum isolate F172 chromosome 5, ASM1918654v1, whole genome shotgun sequence:
AATATTCATAgattatatataacatatatagTTATATGTATATCATGACAGAACAATACGACTTCATATTATATTCGACCTAATTATTTTGTTGAATAAGAATTACTCAAAAATTGGATCATCATGATTTTAACGATATAAatagaaaagaggagaaaatatatttcaaaactGTAACATCAAAGtcatgacaactaaaaatataCCAATGTCATGCTATATTCAACTTAGTCTTCATAGCcaactaaaaagtaaaattaaaattatcacACCTAACTAGAAATCCCATTGCAGCTCTAgttgatcatatacatgtgttTGCTCTTTTCATGTGCTAAGACAAAGTgcagaaaggaaaaaacaaacaGAAACATTTCAGTTTTTAATCTGGCATAGCACAAAACTCATTCACATTACAATGAGAAATTGATAGTTGAATCACACATTATATTACACGAACTCGATTGACTATGTACAGATACGTATTGGATAAGCGTGTATTTATACATCCAGTACAGGTACATGCAGTTTTAATGTATATTGAAAGTTTGACACAAAGTATATGTCACACTTGTGGATACTGCTCTGGCTTAGCTAAAGCTATTTTTCACTTCTCAGATTAGCAGCTCAAAAACATCTGCTAAACTGTACCTTGTTGCGCCTCTGCTCTCAAACCTGTTTCAGCTTAGGTAGCTGAAATTGTATCTTCAACTATATACTTTTGATCAACTTTTTATTCTAAATTCATTCGTCTTTCATTCAAATCCATCGACAGTACTGAGTTTGATCAGAAGGATACGACAGACTCAAGCAATTCATGTGAAATTAGGTAACGGAAAGTGAAGTTGTGAGGAATCCACTCAATTTTCTTCCATAACTTCCCCTgatattttcttgtaaaatgtTCAGGCAACGCGAGCTCTATCATTTCCTTTAAGCCAGAAGGGCACAAATCAACCTCCTTCACATAAGATTCCACATTCTTGGGGAGAACTAGTTTTTGTTCCTTGTGTACACTTGTGTTTGTTTGAAGGTACTCTTCTTTAGCCACTTCAAGCTCCTGGAACACTCTCTTAGGCGTGTACAACCGTAGCTGGACATATTTCATTGAATGAGAAGCCAAACAAAACGAGACAAGTATCAATGTAGAAAGATAATTTCTTCTCTTATACGTAACAAGATTCTAAATGATATCAATGCTTATGTTCAAATCAAATCACTGAAAGATAGATAAAAATATAGCTAGCTCAACCAATCTGCGCGTACCAGGGCATCAGAATGGCTTCCTGAGCATAGAGCAAAACGTAGACGAGGGTCTGGATGCTCTATTGCATATCCTTTTCTTGCATCTCCAGccttaaatttttgttttgggAAGAACAATGATTGAATCCACTACAGGCAAAATTAAGTTCAATAAGCCTCACTGAGAGCATACACAGTGACTAGAACAGTTAAAACTCCTTATTGAAGATACGATTCACGAGTCAGCTAACAAATGAACAatctattatgcatgaaacagAGGAAATCAGGGGACTAAATCCAAGTACAAAAACAAGAATGTGATTTACCTGACCAGGACGGGGCAATCGACATCCTAGTATAGAACTCTGAATCATCTCCACACTTACTGTATTTCCTCCAATGTTATAAGCAGCCTGAAACATATAATTTTCCAAGTTATAACCACCTCAGTAACACATAACTTTTTCACAGATATTGGGCTGTTATGACCTTGAGAAGTTGAGATACTCTCTTGAGAGTACTTCGTGGAATCCCATAAACCAAGAACGCCTGAAATATATAAATGCTCGTTAGTAACTTTGATATGCAGTAAAAGATCTTCATAGAACTTGTAGCTACAGATATGTTATTACATGCATCACTAGTGCATTGTGGACATTAATCCAGAAAGCTAGCTTCTCGTCATGCCTCATTTTTCTAGGATCAACTTCCTTCAACTTCGAGACAAGATACCTGTATTGACAAGTTGAATACCTTTCAGCACTTACAAAACTCAGCTAGCTTACTGAAACACTTTATGTTACATATGTCCAAATTACGGAGATCCAGTTTCTACAAGCAACTATATCATTAGCTTAATCATCCAGATCACTTTACAGATATAACATGTTTTTAGTACCAACTCTTTATTTGAGAATAGGAAAATGCAGATTACAATTTGAGGTAGTATAGCTGACCTAAAATGTTGTAACATGCGATCCACACCATCTAAGCTCCGTCTATCTCGACAGAGCCCTTGTACTTCAGTCATTGTGACAAAAGATCCATTAAATTCTCTTGGCTCTTTAATGTGAAAAGGGTTATTCAGTGTTGAATTAGATGAACTTTCTTCACATTGTAAAATCCCCATATCATTCTGACCTTGCTGaactgatgatgatgataatgagaTTGGAGAGAATGGGTAATCATAGCTGAACAAAGGGGGATCAGCAATCTGAAAATATATGGCTGAAATACACTTAATCATTTCTTCAGACAGCTGATTTGGGTCatgatgaaaatgatttgaagTGCCATTAACAGAATGATCCGGCGCTGTCCAATTTGAAGTTGATACCTGAGCATGCTGGTTGCAATTACATCATCCAATTTGGCATTGTTAGTTGCATCACAAATAGATACGTCACCTGGGTCTAACTctaccccaaaagctagcttatGAAGAGAGGATTGTCGAAAACAGAGTGCATTACTTACCTCGAGCATGGATAAAGGCAAAGAATGGTATGAATCTAGAGCATCAGCAAGAACTCCAACTAGAGGTGAAGGCTTGAAAGAAGCAGCAACAGCAGTGTGAGAGAGTGATGAGTGGCATCTCAGAATTGAAGTGTCAACTAGACTTGGATCTCCTGATCCTTCTACTGGTGGCATAGAAGGACTcgtattagttattttattttcctcggtgatgatgttgttgtgcttcttcatttcttttgcTTTTATTGTGTCATCCAGTGATTGTAAGCGCTTAGCAAATGTTTTTCTATACATTGATAGAAGATACTTCTCCAAATACATAATTTCCAGCTCCAGAAGAGCAACTTCCTTAATTAGATCTTCATGAGCAGAGTTATGAAGTTCAGTGCCTCCTGGTAATTGTGTTTTGAGATCTTCATTACTCTTGTGTAGCCCCATTAACAACAAGAATACTAAGGTACAATTTTTCTTAGATCAAAACTTGTATATAATGGCTAAGATGTTTCAATTAATATATTTGTAATCAGTGTTATGCTGTAGCATTCCATCTGCCAATCAAAGTTGTTGCAAACAAAGTGGATGTTATCATTGTTTTTGAAACAACCTTTTTCTCCCTCTCCTTTAATAAAGCTAGTAGTAAAAGAGTTGAATTTCAGCTCaactattctattgtgaaatAGTGTTCACTAAGCTACCACACTTTTTGTTACGTTGCTCCGACTCTTTGAAAATGTTATTAGGTACATGTTGGATCGttcaaaaatagtgtattttaataatactttttatagAGTCCGAAcaaattaacattttttgtCAAGTTACTTGAAAAAATCTTATCCtacattttaaaaattctatatgTGAAACTCTAGTATATTCTTTTAGGAGGTATAAAGTATAATAATATCAGGATAAAATGTAGGATTGTTTTATTCTGCGTTTAGTTGGAAGTATTTTGTAATTGTTGGATTATTTATCCCATCAATTTTTACCTTAGAAcaagttatcccatatacatatatagtgGAATATCTTATCTCTAGATAACTTGTTCTCAACCAACCCCTTAGAGTATATTGTTGGACCATGGTTGGATCTAAGGGGTGCAAGGAATTCGTCTGAACCTCATTCCTCacaaaattacaattattttgtCATGCATATAGTAAGTATtgattttctttgatttttttgtatttattttttatttaatgacAAAAAATTGTTT
Proteins encoded in this window:
- the LOC125864499 gene encoding uncharacterized protein LOC125864499 isoform X1, with amino-acid sequence MGLHKSNEDLKTQLPGGTELHNSAHEDLIKEVALLELEIMYLEKYLLSMYRKTFAKRLQSLDDTIKAKEMKKHNNIITEENKITNTSPSMPPVEGSGDPSLVDTSILRCHSSLSHTAVAASFKPSPLVGVLADALDSYHSLPLSMLEHAQVSTSNWTAPDHSVNGTSNHFHHDPNQLSEEMIKCISAIYFQIADPPLFSYDYPFSPISLSSSSVQQGQNDMGILQCEESSSNSTLNNPFHIKEPREFNGSFVTMTEVQGLCRDRRSLDGVDRMLQHFRYLVSKLKEVDPRKMRHDEKLAFWINVHNALVMHAFLVYGIPRSTLKRVSQLLKAAYNIGGNTVSVEMIQSSILGCRLPRPGQWIQSLFFPKQKFKAGDARKGYAIEHPDPRLRFALCSGSHSDALLRLYTPKRVFQELEVAKEEYLQTNTSVHKEQKLVLPKNVESYVKEVDLCPSGLKEMIELALPEHFTRKYQGKLWKKIEWIPHNFTFRYLISHELLESVVSF
- the LOC125864499 gene encoding uncharacterized protein LOC125864499 isoform X2, with the translated sequence MGLHKSNEDLKTQLPGGTELHNSAHEDLIKEVALLELEIMYLEKYLLSMYRKTFAKRLQSLDDTIKAKEMKKHNNIITEENKITNTSPSMPPVEGSGDPSLVDTSILRCHSSLSHTAVAASFKPSPLVGVLADALDSYHSLPLSMLEHAQVSTSNWTAPDHSVNGTSNHFHHDPNQLSEEMIKCISAIYFQIADPPLFSYDYPFSPISLSSSSVQQGQNDMGILQCEESSSNSTLNNPFHIKEPREFNGSFVTMTEVQGLCRDRRSLDGVDRMLQHFRYLVSKLKEVDPRKMRHDEKLAFWINVHNALVMHAFLVYGIPRSTLKRVSQLLKAAYNIGGNTVSVEMIQSSILGCRLPRPGQLRLYTPKRVFQELEVAKEEYLQTNTSVHKEQKLVLPKNVESYVKEVDLCPSGLKEMIELALPEHFTRKYQGKLWKKIEWIPHNFTFRYLISHELLESVVSF